A genomic stretch from Orcinus orca chromosome 14, mOrcOrc1.1, whole genome shotgun sequence includes:
- the RGS10 gene encoding regulator of G-protein signaling 10 isoform X1 has protein sequence MFNRAVSRLSRKRPPSDIHDSDGSSSSSHQNPKSADKWAASLENLLEDPEGVKRFREFLKKEFSEENVLFWLACEDFKKTQDKKQMQEKAKEIYMTFLSSKASSQVNVEGQSRLNETILEEPHPLMFQKLQDQIFNLMKYDSYSRFLKSDLFLKHKRTEEEDEGPPDAQTAAKRASRIYNT, from the exons ATGTTTAACCGCGCCGTGAGTCGGCTGAGCAGGAAGCGGCCGCCGTCAG ACATCCACGACAGTGATGGGAGTTCCAGCAGCAGCCACCAGAACCCCAAGAGCGCAGACAAATGGGCGGCTTCTCTGGAGAATCTGCTTGAAGACCCGGAAGGCGTGAAAAGATTTAGG gaatttttaaaaaaggaattcagtgaagaaaatgttttattttggctAGCATGTGAAGATTTTAAGAAAACACAAGATAAAAAGCAG ATGCAGGAAAAGGCGAAGGAGATCTACATGACCTTTCTGTCCAGCAAGGCCTCTTCACAAGTCAACGTCGAGGGCCAGTCCCGGCTCAATGAGACGATACTGGAGGAACCGCACCCACTGATGTTCCAGAAGCTCCAGGACCAG ATCTTCAACCTTATGAAGTATGACAGCTACAGCCGCTTCTTAAAGTCTGACTTGTTCTTAAAACACAAGCGAACGGAGGAAGAGGACGAAGGTCCACCCGATGCCCAGACTGCAGCTAAAAGAGCTTCGAGAATTTATAATACATGA
- the RGS10 gene encoding regulator of G-protein signaling 10 isoform X2 codes for MAHIHDSDGSSSSSHQNPKSADKWAASLENLLEDPEGVKRFREFLKKEFSEENVLFWLACEDFKKTQDKKQMQEKAKEIYMTFLSSKASSQVNVEGQSRLNETILEEPHPLMFQKLQDQIFNLMKYDSYSRFLKSDLFLKHKRTEEEDEGPPDAQTAAKRASRIYNT; via the exons ATGGCAC ACATCCACGACAGTGATGGGAGTTCCAGCAGCAGCCACCAGAACCCCAAGAGCGCAGACAAATGGGCGGCTTCTCTGGAGAATCTGCTTGAAGACCCGGAAGGCGTGAAAAGATTTAGG gaatttttaaaaaaggaattcagtgaagaaaatgttttattttggctAGCATGTGAAGATTTTAAGAAAACACAAGATAAAAAGCAG ATGCAGGAAAAGGCGAAGGAGATCTACATGACCTTTCTGTCCAGCAAGGCCTCTTCACAAGTCAACGTCGAGGGCCAGTCCCGGCTCAATGAGACGATACTGGAGGAACCGCACCCACTGATGTTCCAGAAGCTCCAGGACCAG ATCTTCAACCTTATGAAGTATGACAGCTACAGCCGCTTCTTAAAGTCTGACTTGTTCTTAAAACACAAGCGAACGGAGGAAGAGGACGAAGGTCCACCCGATGCCCAGACTGCAGCTAAAAGAGCTTCGAGAATTTATAATACATGA
- the RGS10 gene encoding regulator of G-protein signaling 10 isoform X3: MFNRAVSRLSRKRPPSDIHDSDGSSSSSHQNPKSADKWAASLENLLEDPEGVKRFREFLKKEFSEENVLFWLACEDFKKTQDKKQMQEKAKEIYMTFLSSKASSQVNVEGQSRLNETILEEPHPLMFQKLQDQACSRNLCSPGLPFHFPDLH, encoded by the exons ATGTTTAACCGCGCCGTGAGTCGGCTGAGCAGGAAGCGGCCGCCGTCAG ACATCCACGACAGTGATGGGAGTTCCAGCAGCAGCCACCAGAACCCCAAGAGCGCAGACAAATGGGCGGCTTCTCTGGAGAATCTGCTTGAAGACCCGGAAGGCGTGAAAAGATTTAGG gaatttttaaaaaaggaattcagtgaagaaaatgttttattttggctAGCATGTGAAGATTTTAAGAAAACACAAGATAAAAAGCAG ATGCAGGAAAAGGCGAAGGAGATCTACATGACCTTTCTGTCCAGCAAGGCCTCTTCACAAGTCAACGTCGAGGGCCAGTCCCGGCTCAATGAGACGATACTGGAGGAACCGCACCCACTGATGTTCCAGAAGCTCCAGGACCAG gCCTGTTCCCGAAACCTCTGCTCGCCAGGACTACCGTTTCACTTCCCTGACCTGCACTGA